The Natronoglycomyces albus genome has a segment encoding these proteins:
- a CDS encoding ATP-binding cassette domain-containing protein yields MIQTKGLKKTFTTRGKSVEAVRGVDLSVKEGEIFGLLGTNGAGKTTTLRMLATLIEPSAGEATVCGHDLLAAPAKVRQSIGYVGQAGGTWGEVSARAELVHQGRLYGMRKKDAAQRAGEVLQAFQLADFADRPSKTYSGGQRRRLDIALGIMHEPQLLFLDEPTTGLDPQSRAHMWEEVRRLRDWGTSVVLTTHYLDEADALCDRLVIVDEGAVVIEGTPAQLKQEVSGDLVLIGVNGDAPRAEELLRQRSFVREIESSEPDPAGIVTLRLYVDEGGSAVPLLLRELDAADISPISIELHRPSLDDVFLKQTGRSLRDE; encoded by the coding sequence TTGATCCAGACCAAAGGTCTAAAAAAGACCTTCACCACCCGCGGTAAGAGTGTCGAGGCCGTTCGCGGCGTCGATCTGTCAGTCAAGGAAGGCGAGATCTTCGGCCTACTTGGCACCAACGGCGCCGGAAAAACCACGACGCTGCGGATGCTGGCCACTTTGATCGAGCCCTCCGCAGGCGAAGCGACCGTATGCGGACACGATCTACTCGCCGCACCCGCTAAAGTGCGGCAATCCATCGGCTACGTCGGCCAAGCAGGCGGCACCTGGGGCGAGGTCAGCGCCCGAGCCGAGCTCGTCCACCAGGGGCGCCTCTACGGCATGCGTAAAAAAGACGCCGCCCAGCGAGCCGGGGAGGTCCTCCAGGCCTTCCAACTGGCTGACTTCGCCGATCGGCCTTCGAAGACCTACTCGGGTGGTCAGCGCCGTCGGCTCGACATCGCGCTGGGCATCATGCATGAGCCGCAGTTGCTGTTCCTGGACGAACCGACAACCGGGCTTGACCCGCAATCGCGCGCCCACATGTGGGAGGAAGTACGCAGGCTCCGGGATTGGGGTACGTCCGTCGTCCTCACCACGCACTATCTGGACGAGGCCGACGCCCTATGCGACCGCCTGGTGATTGTGGACGAAGGGGCGGTCGTGATCGAAGGCACCCCTGCCCAGCTCAAACAAGAGGTCTCGGGCGACCTCGTCCTTATTGGAGTCAATGGCGATGCGCCCCGAGCCGAAGAACTATTGCGGCAGCGCTCCTTTGTGCGAGAAATCGAATCAAGTGAACCTGATCCCGCCGGCATCGTCACGCTGCGGCTCTATGTGGACGAGGGGGGCTCCGCAGTCCCGCTCTTGCTGCGTGAACTCGACGCCGCCGACATTTCCCCGATTTCGATCGAGTTGCATCGCCCCAGCTTGGATGACGTTTTCTTGAAGCAGACCGGCCGGTCCCTCCGCGACGAGTAG
- a CDS encoding acetyl/propionyl/methylcrotonyl-CoA carboxylase subunit alpha, whose translation MRKVLIANRGEIAIRVIRACNDAGIASVAVYADSDRDAPHSLLADEAYALDGLTAVDTYLRIDKLISIAQRAEVDAVHPGYGFLSENADFAQAVIDAGLTWIGPTPQAIRDLGDKVTARHIAARAGAPLVPGTKDPVTGSDEVKAFAEEHGLPVAIKAAFGGGGRGLKVAREMGEIADLYDSAVREAEAAFGNGQCFVERYLDRPRHVEAQVLADTHGNVVVVGTRDCSLQRRHQKLVEEAPAPFLTDEQRERIHASSKAICLEANYHGAGTVEFLVGQDGTISFLEVNTRLQVEHPVSEETTGLDLVREQFRIAAGEKLAFTEDPTPRGHSIEFRINGEDPGRNFLPAPGTVTKLRLPSGPGVRVDTGIEEGSVVDGNFDSLLAKVIITGATREEALRRSARALGEMEVEGLATALTFHRAIVKDPAFTSEPFSVYTRWIETEWAGVEPTEVTPVAAPEAEEHTNVVLEVGGKRIEVKLPASFAAAAPAPAAKKERRQRKKTGGSGGGAAVGGDALPSPMQGTIVKVAADDGQSVEAGDTIVVLEAMKMEQPIEAHKSGTVTNLNVTVGDVVSAGVALCQIVD comes from the coding sequence GTGCGCAAGGTGCTCATCGCCAACCGTGGCGAAATCGCAATCAGAGTAATCCGCGCCTGCAATGATGCAGGCATCGCCAGTGTCGCCGTGTACGCGGATTCCGACCGCGATGCCCCGCACTCCCTGCTGGCCGACGAAGCCTACGCCCTCGACGGTCTCACCGCCGTCGACACCTACTTGCGCATCGACAAGCTGATCAGCATCGCCCAGCGCGCCGAAGTTGACGCCGTCCACCCCGGCTACGGCTTCCTCAGCGAAAACGCCGACTTCGCCCAAGCGGTCATCGACGCGGGACTCACTTGGATCGGACCCACCCCGCAGGCGATTCGCGATCTGGGCGACAAGGTCACCGCCCGCCACATCGCCGCCCGAGCGGGCGCGCCACTCGTACCCGGCACCAAGGACCCCGTCACAGGCTCCGATGAAGTCAAGGCCTTCGCCGAAGAGCACGGGCTACCCGTAGCGATCAAAGCCGCCTTCGGCGGCGGTGGACGTGGCCTCAAGGTCGCCCGCGAAATGGGCGAGATCGCCGACCTGTACGACTCTGCTGTACGCGAGGCCGAGGCCGCCTTTGGCAACGGGCAGTGTTTCGTCGAGCGCTACCTCGACCGCCCCCGCCACGTGGAAGCTCAGGTCCTGGCCGACACCCACGGCAATGTCGTGGTCGTCGGTACCCGCGACTGCTCGCTACAGCGTCGTCACCAAAAGCTAGTCGAAGAAGCACCCGCCCCGTTTCTGACTGATGAACAGCGGGAACGCATTCACGCTTCCTCCAAGGCCATCTGTCTGGAGGCCAACTACCACGGTGCCGGTACCGTCGAATTCCTCGTCGGCCAAGACGGCACCATCTCCTTCCTCGAAGTCAACACCCGCCTCCAAGTCGAACACCCGGTTTCCGAAGAAACCACCGGGCTGGACCTGGTGCGCGAACAGTTCCGGATCGCCGCAGGCGAGAAGCTGGCCTTCACCGAGGACCCCACGCCTCGTGGCCACTCGATCGAATTCCGTATCAACGGCGAAGACCCCGGACGTAATTTCCTGCCCGCCCCCGGCACGGTCACTAAACTGCGTCTGCCCTCAGGGCCGGGTGTCCGGGTTGACACCGGCATCGAAGAGGGATCGGTTGTCGACGGCAACTTTGACTCTTTGCTGGCCAAGGTCATCATCACCGGCGCCACTCGTGAAGAGGCGCTGCGCCGCTCCGCTCGCGCGCTGGGCGAGATGGAGGTGGAGGGCCTAGCCACCGCGCTCACCTTCCACCGCGCCATCGTCAAGGACCCGGCGTTCACCTCCGAGCCCTTCAGCGTCTACACCCGTTGGATCGAAACCGAATGGGCGGGCGTGGAGCCTACCGAGGTCACTCCCGTGGCCGCGCCGGAGGCTGAGGAACACACCAACGTGGTCCTCGAAGTCGGCGGCAAACGCATCGAAGTCAAACTGCCCGCCAGTTTCGCCGCCGCAGCCCCTGCCCCAGCGGCGAAGAAAGAGCGCCGTCAGCGTAAGAAGACGGGCGGCTCCGGTGGCGGCGCGGCCGTCGGCGGCGACGCGCTGCCCTCGCCGATGCAAGGAACGATCGTGAAGGTCGCCGCCGACGATGGACAATCGGTCGAAGCCGGTGACACAATTGTGGTGCTAGAAGCGATGAAGATGGAGCAGCCCATCGAAGCGCACAAGTCCGGCACGGTCACCAATCTCAACGTCACAGTGGGAGACGTGGTCTCGGCCGGAGTGGCGTTGTGCCAAATCGTCGACTAA
- a CDS encoding PadR family transcriptional regulator, whose product MWSTRLFVLGLVRWLGPIHGYDVHQELTSWSVPGLHEIKPGSIYHALKKLTGEGLLEVDSTEQDPGRPARTTYRITAAGESTFHSILRQRLWDENTNMHDFGVVWAFAPALADSEAIAALQRRAEYLQTQMDTLTADIAARSTTSDKSRSDYLPPHVRSMLRLVIQQLAVAADWCDETAARIEAGELDIGTDPSVEEARLWRESIRRERMKKFDKGN is encoded by the coding sequence ATGTGGAGCACTCGACTTTTCGTTCTCGGCCTCGTACGGTGGCTGGGGCCCATACACGGCTACGACGTGCATCAAGAACTGACCAGCTGGAGCGTCCCCGGCCTCCACGAGATCAAGCCCGGCTCGATCTACCACGCACTCAAGAAACTCACCGGTGAAGGACTGCTCGAGGTCGACTCCACCGAGCAGGACCCCGGCCGCCCGGCCCGCACCACCTACCGCATCACAGCGGCCGGAGAATCCACATTTCACTCGATCCTGCGCCAACGGCTATGGGATGAAAACACCAACATGCACGACTTCGGCGTCGTATGGGCCTTCGCCCCAGCCCTGGCCGACTCCGAGGCCATCGCCGCCCTGCAACGGCGCGCCGAGTACCTCCAGACGCAGATGGATACGCTCACCGCCGATATCGCCGCTCGCTCCACCACATCCGACAAGTCCCGCTCGGATTACCTACCCCCACACGTGCGCTCTATGCTGCGACTAGTGATCCAGCAATTGGCCGTGGCCGCCGATTGGTGTGACGAAACGGCGGCGCGGATCGAAGCGGGTGAGCTTGATATCGGAACAGACCCTAGCGTGGAAGAGGCTCGTCTATGGCGTGAGAGCATCAGGCGAGAGAGAATGAAAAAATTCGACAAGGGAAACTAG